Proteins encoded together in one Streptomyces sp. NBC_01216 window:
- the hutI gene encoding imidazolonepropionase, with protein sequence MNGPVATNSPVATSAPAHAKSTVATPATAIVNIASLVTNDPSLGDGTPLGLIQDAAVVIEGDRVVWVGGSSKAPATDNRVDAAGRAVIPGFVDSHSHLVFAGDRTAEFNARMSGQAYAAGGIRTTVAATRAASDADLERNVTRYLAEALRQGTTTFETKSGYGLTVEHEARALRIAAAHTDEVTYLGAHIVSPDYADDPAGYVALVTGEMLDACAPYARWIDVFCEKGAFDGDQARAVLAAGKAKGLHPRVHANQLSYGPGVQLAVELDAASADHCTHLTDADVDALADSATVATLLPGAEFSTRAAWPDARRLLDAGVTVALSTDCNPGSSFTSSVPFCVALAVRDMRMTPDEAVWSATAGGAAALRRTDVGRLSPGAYADLTVLDAPSHVHLAYRPGVPLVDQVWRRGVRAV encoded by the coding sequence ATGAACGGCCCCGTGGCAACGAACAGTCCGGTGGCGACCTCCGCCCCCGCCCACGCGAAGAGCACCGTGGCGACGCCCGCCACGGCCATCGTCAACATCGCGAGTCTGGTCACCAACGATCCCTCCCTCGGTGATGGAACGCCCCTGGGCCTGATCCAGGACGCGGCCGTCGTCATCGAAGGCGACCGTGTCGTCTGGGTCGGTGGATCCAGCAAAGCACCGGCCACTGACAACCGGGTCGACGCGGCCGGCCGGGCGGTGATCCCCGGATTCGTCGACTCCCACTCGCACCTGGTGTTCGCCGGCGACCGCACGGCCGAGTTCAACGCCCGGATGTCGGGCCAGGCGTACGCGGCCGGCGGCATCCGCACCACGGTCGCCGCGACCCGGGCGGCCTCGGACGCGGACCTGGAACGCAACGTCACCCGCTACCTGGCGGAGGCCCTGCGCCAGGGGACGACCACCTTCGAGACCAAGTCCGGCTACGGCCTCACGGTCGAGCACGAGGCACGCGCTCTGCGGATCGCCGCCGCCCACACCGACGAGGTGACCTACCTCGGCGCCCACATCGTCTCGCCGGACTACGCCGACGATCCGGCCGGATACGTGGCCCTGGTCACCGGTGAGATGCTCGACGCCTGCGCTCCGTACGCCCGTTGGATCGACGTGTTCTGCGAGAAGGGCGCCTTCGACGGGGACCAGGCCCGCGCGGTCCTGGCCGCGGGCAAGGCGAAGGGCCTGCACCCCCGGGTGCACGCCAACCAGCTCTCCTACGGCCCCGGTGTCCAGCTCGCCGTGGAACTGGACGCGGCGAGCGCCGATCACTGCACACACCTGACCGACGCGGACGTCGACGCGCTGGCCGACTCCGCGACCGTGGCCACGCTGCTGCCCGGCGCCGAGTTCTCCACCCGCGCCGCGTGGCCGGACGCCCGCCGCCTCCTGGACGCGGGCGTGACGGTGGCCCTGTCCACCGACTGCAACCCGGGCTCGTCGTTCACCTCCTCCGTCCCGTTCTGCGTCGCGCTGGCGGTACGGGACATGCGGATGACCCCGGACGAGGCCGTCTGGTCCGCCACCGCGGGCGGTGCGGCGGCACTCCGCCGTACCGACGTCGGCCGGCTGTCACCGGGCGCGTACGCGGACCTCACCGTCCTGGACGCTCCGTCGCACGTCCATCTGGCCTACCGGCCGGGCGTGCCCCTGGTGGACCAGGTCTGGCGCCGCGGCGTCCGCGCGGTCTGA
- a CDS encoding VOC family protein, which produces MTVRRVVPNLRSEDLPASAEFYGLLGFRPVMDHGWIVTLAPPEAPTAQISLMSGDRTAPVDPDLSVEVDDVDAAYALLRARGAEIVHPLRDEEWGVRRFFVRDPAGRVVNVLGHR; this is translated from the coding sequence ATGACCGTCCGACGCGTCGTCCCCAACCTCCGGAGCGAAGACCTCCCCGCGAGCGCCGAGTTCTACGGACTGCTGGGGTTCCGGCCGGTCATGGACCACGGCTGGATCGTGACCCTCGCCCCGCCCGAGGCGCCCACCGCTCAGATCAGTCTCATGAGCGGCGACCGGACGGCGCCCGTCGACCCGGATCTCAGCGTGGAGGTGGACGACGTCGACGCCGCGTACGCGCTGCTGCGCGCTCGCGGCGCCGAGATCGTCCACCCGCTCCGTGACGAGGAGTGGGGTGTGCGGCGGTTCTTCGTGCGGGACCCCGCGGGCCGGGTGGTGAACGTCCTGGGGCACCGCTGA
- a CDS encoding RNA polymerase sigma factor SigF translates to MEETMSPRLDATRTPDAPSAATPAPALGLPEDLPEIPPFDEVGPVNARALSKTLFARLDTLEEGTHEYAYVRNTLVELNLALVKFAASRYRTRSEPMEDIVQVGTIGLIKAIDRFELSRGVEFPTFAMPTIVGEIKRFFRDTSWSVRVPRRLQELRLDLAKAGDELAQKLDRAPTVGELAQELGLSREEIVEGMTAGNAYTASSLDAQADEDDSEGALADRIGYEDHAIEGVEYVESLKPMIAALPARERRILSLRFVAGRTQSEIGEELGISQMHVSRLLTRTLGRLRKGLTLEE, encoded by the coding sequence ATGGAGGAGACCATGTCACCCCGGCTCGACGCCACGCGTACCCCCGACGCGCCGTCGGCAGCAACTCCGGCCCCCGCTCTCGGCCTTCCCGAGGACCTGCCCGAGATCCCGCCCTTCGACGAGGTCGGACCCGTCAACGCGCGGGCCCTCTCCAAGACCCTCTTCGCCCGCCTCGACACGCTTGAGGAGGGCACCCACGAGTACGCCTACGTCCGCAACACCCTGGTCGAACTCAACCTCGCCCTGGTGAAGTTCGCCGCCTCCCGGTACCGCACCCGCAGCGAACCGATGGAGGACATCGTCCAGGTGGGCACGATCGGCCTGATCAAGGCCATCGACCGTTTCGAGCTCTCCCGGGGCGTCGAGTTCCCCACCTTCGCGATGCCGACGATCGTCGGCGAGATCAAGCGCTTCTTCCGCGACACCTCGTGGTCCGTGCGCGTCCCGCGAAGGCTCCAGGAACTCCGCCTCGACCTCGCGAAGGCCGGCGACGAGCTGGCCCAGAAGCTCGACCGCGCGCCCACCGTCGGAGAACTCGCCCAGGAGCTCGGCCTCAGCCGCGAGGAGATCGTCGAGGGCATGACGGCGGGCAACGCCTACACGGCGAGCTCGCTGGACGCCCAGGCGGACGAGGACGACAGCGAGGGCGCGCTCGCCGACCGGATCGGTTACGAGGACCACGCCATCGAGGGCGTCGAGTACGTCGAGTCCCTCAAGCCGATGATCGCCGCGCTGCCCGCGCGTGAGCGGCGCATCCTCTCGCTCCGCTTCGTCGCCGGCCGGACCCAGTCCGAGATCGGTGAGGAACTCGGCATCTCGCAGATGCACGTCTCCCGCCTGCTCACCCGCACCCTCGGCAGGCTGCGCAAGGGTCTGACCCTGGAGGAATGA
- a CDS encoding STAS domain-containing protein: MDRQSVGSAQPGRLRVEVRTEGVSEILTPVGELDHHTAELLSTPLDRALAAGRSRLVVDCSRLDFCDSTGLNVLLGARLKAEAAGGSVHLAGMRPVVARVFEITGADVVFTVHDSLAAALPG, from the coding sequence ATGGACCGCCAGAGCGTCGGCAGCGCGCAGCCGGGACGGCTGCGGGTCGAGGTCCGGACCGAGGGGGTGAGCGAGATCCTGACGCCGGTGGGTGAGCTCGATCACCACACCGCCGAACTGTTGAGTACGCCACTCGACAGGGCGCTCGCCGCCGGTCGCTCACGGCTCGTGGTCGACTGCTCACGGCTCGACTTCTGCGACTCCACCGGGCTCAACGTGCTCCTCGGGGCCCGCCTGAAGGCCGAAGCCGCGGGGGGCAGCGTCCACCTGGCCGGGATGCGGCCGGTCGTCGCCCGGGTCTTCGAGATCACCGGTGCGGATGTCGTCTTCACCGTGCACGACTCGCTCGCGGCGGCCCTCCCCGGTTGA
- a CDS encoding ATP-binding protein, whose protein sequence is MDTAAGGRKVEDVVGPVAGTAADLDVRTLALGATSGTVPLARDFTRSALYTWGWLPAVTADARAAAEDVLLVVSELVTNACLHAGGPEELRVRRRPKVLRLEVTDRGAGQPAPRSPQRVGRPGGHGMFIVQRLCLDWGIQRTPGAPGKTVWAELAAPA, encoded by the coding sequence ATGGACACTGCCGCTGGGGGCAGGAAGGTCGAGGACGTCGTGGGCCCGGTCGCGGGCACCGCCGCCGATCTCGACGTACGGACGCTCGCGCTCGGCGCGACCAGCGGCACCGTCCCGCTCGCCCGTGACTTCACGCGGTCCGCCCTCTACACGTGGGGCTGGCTGCCGGCCGTCACCGCGGACGCGCGCGCCGCCGCCGAGGACGTCCTGCTCGTCGTCTCCGAGCTCGTCACCAACGCCTGCCTGCACGCCGGCGGCCCCGAGGAGCTGCGCGTCCGGCGCCGCCCCAAGGTGCTGCGCCTGGAGGTCACCGACCGCGGGGCCGGTCAGCCCGCGCCCCGTTCCCCGCAGCGGGTGGGGCGCCCCGGCGGCCACGGCATGTTCATCGTGCAGCGGCTCTGCCTCGACTGGGGCATCCAGCGCACCCCGGGAGCCCCCGGGAAGACCGTCTGGGCCGAACTGGCCGCTCCCGCGTAG
- a CDS encoding NHL repeat-containing protein: MRRRTLTLVAVAALMSLSAGSSLAEVTGDPPGHGMTGQSGTVLSGDTPVPSAEVSVYQAGDEKGSAPRRLARTRSDGRGRFHVAYRRPDDPSAVLYLTADSGRPPRRGTGAHRTPPVRLVTVLGTAREHRGGAGKVVLNERTTVAAGFALAQFTEGAEVSGPHPGLQNAAAVAHNLADITTGKVAKTLSTPPNGDRTSALRTFNTLSDILAGCTEGRTCDELFRLARRPGQPAPRDTFQAAADIARAPGHDVAALFALSSAAPRYRPALRSAPDAWTIALRYVGNGHELDGPGNIAFDAQGNAWIPNNYVYDPDPRNTACGSRVLSKLTPTGRSAPGAPFSGGGLYGAGFGIAQDPRGSVWVGNFGFQGTGCALDADRLYRSVSQFAPDGRALSPRRGWRQGDILQPQGLATDRRGNVWVANCGGRSVTRIPHGRPEGARNIAPGGDSLVKPFGIAVDTSGRAWVTGNGSDNVTMLSPTGEPRRTVSGGGIKRPMGVATDSLGNVWVSNGGAVVAPCEGTTPAMLAEAVAQIVTRHVDASVTMIRSDGTTPARPFVNDGLFLPWGIAVDGSDNVWVANFGGHRIAHLCGARTSACPPGVRTGDPISPADTGYTSDGLDRNTGIQVDPSGNVWLANNWRTVPVQTNPGGHEMVVFIGVATPVRTPLIGAPRHF; encoded by the coding sequence GTGCGCCGTCGCACCCTCACCCTCGTGGCCGTAGCCGCCCTGATGTCCCTGTCGGCGGGTTCCTCCCTGGCGGAAGTGACCGGCGACCCGCCCGGCCACGGCATGACCGGACAGAGCGGAACCGTGCTGAGCGGAGACACCCCGGTCCCGTCGGCCGAGGTGAGCGTCTACCAGGCGGGCGACGAGAAGGGCTCCGCCCCCCGGCGCCTCGCCCGGACCCGCAGCGACGGCCGGGGCCGCTTCCACGTCGCGTACCGGCGCCCGGACGACCCGTCGGCCGTGCTGTACCTGACCGCCGACTCCGGACGCCCCCCGCGCCGCGGCACGGGCGCGCACCGGACGCCGCCGGTCCGCCTGGTGACCGTGCTCGGCACGGCGCGCGAGCACCGCGGCGGGGCCGGGAAGGTGGTGCTCAACGAGCGGACCACGGTGGCGGCCGGCTTCGCGCTGGCGCAGTTCACCGAGGGCGCGGAGGTGTCCGGGCCCCACCCCGGGCTGCAGAACGCCGCCGCCGTCGCGCACAACCTGGCCGACATCACGACCGGGAAGGTCGCCAAGACCCTGTCCACCCCCCCGAACGGGGACCGGACCTCGGCACTGCGCACGTTCAACACTCTGTCCGACATCCTGGCGGGCTGTACCGAGGGCCGGACCTGCGACGAGCTGTTCCGGCTGGCCCGGCGCCCCGGACAGCCCGCGCCACGGGACACCTTCCAGGCGGCGGCGGACATCGCCCGCGCCCCCGGGCACGACGTGGCGGCCCTGTTCGCGCTGTCGTCCGCCGCGCCGCGCTACCGGCCGGCGCTGAGGTCGGCTCCCGACGCGTGGACCATCGCGCTGCGGTACGTCGGCAACGGCCACGAACTGGACGGTCCCGGCAACATCGCGTTCGACGCCCAGGGCAACGCCTGGATCCCCAACAACTACGTGTACGATCCGGACCCGCGGAACACCGCCTGCGGCTCACGCGTCCTCTCGAAACTCACCCCCACCGGCCGGAGCGCCCCCGGGGCGCCCTTCAGTGGCGGGGGGCTCTACGGGGCGGGCTTCGGCATCGCGCAGGACCCCCGCGGAAGCGTCTGGGTCGGCAACTTCGGCTTCCAGGGCACCGGGTGCGCGCTGGACGCGGACCGCCTCTACCGCAGCGTGTCCCAGTTCGCCCCGGACGGCCGGGCCCTCTCGCCGCGGCGCGGCTGGCGGCAGGGCGACATCCTCCAGCCTCAGGGACTCGCCACGGACCGGCGGGGCAACGTCTGGGTGGCCAACTGCGGTGGCCGCAGCGTCACGCGCATTCCGCACGGCCGGCCCGAGGGGGCCCGGAACATCGCCCCGGGCGGCGACTCGCTGGTCAAACCGTTCGGCATCGCCGTCGACACCTCGGGCCGGGCCTGGGTCACCGGGAACGGCAGCGACAACGTGACGATGCTGTCCCCGACGGGCGAACCCCGGCGCACGGTCAGCGGCGGCGGCATCAAGCGTCCGATGGGCGTCGCCACCGACAGCCTCGGCAACGTCTGGGTGTCCAACGGCGGTGCGGTGGTGGCTCCCTGCGAGGGGACCACGCCGGCGATGCTGGCGGAGGCGGTGGCGCAGATCGTCACCCGGCACGTCGACGCCTCGGTGACCATGATCCGCTCCGACGGCACGACGCCGGCCCGGCCGTTCGTCAACGACGGCCTCTTCCTGCCGTGGGGCATCGCCGTCGACGGCAGTGACAACGTCTGGGTGGCCAACTTCGGAGGGCATCGCATCGCCCACCTCTGCGGCGCCAGGACGTCGGCCTGCCCGCCCGGTGTGCGGACCGGCGATCCGATCTCGCCGGCCGACACCGGTTACACCAGCGACGGGCTCGACCGGAACACGGGAATCCAGGTGGACCCCTCCGGCAACGTGTGGCTGGCCAACAACTGGCGGACCGTTCCCGTGCAGACCAACCCGGGGGGCCACGAGATGGTGGTCTTCATCGGGGTGGCCACCCCGGTACGCACGCCGCTCATCGGCGCGCCGCGACACTTCTGA
- a CDS encoding peptidase: MPYRRRTAAALAAAAGSVALVSAPAAQAAVVDVDYACETKIGPKNAVSPVDITAVRSGGGYTVTMSFEKGVSDSPVELPKGVMTPRAELVLGGAEQGRVKVTGTPNTAAIPPDTPIAIGRLTGTYTPKKSGKVTFTAGVLTVHALGMDAAVCTPGNTPAPALELQVTAPGGASPAPGGASAGTQSSAGGELPRTGPLDSAPALATLGGTVLLTGVAGVLWLTRRTAR, encoded by the coding sequence GTGCCGTACCGGAGGAGAACGGCTGCCGCGCTGGCAGCGGCGGCGGGCTCGGTGGCGCTGGTCTCCGCGCCCGCCGCACAGGCCGCCGTCGTGGACGTCGACTACGCCTGCGAGACGAAGATCGGGCCCAAGAACGCCGTGTCGCCCGTCGACATCACCGCCGTGCGCAGCGGCGGCGGCTACACGGTCACCATGTCCTTCGAGAAGGGCGTCTCCGACAGCCCCGTCGAGCTGCCCAAGGGCGTCATGACCCCGCGCGCGGAACTCGTCCTGGGCGGCGCGGAACAAGGGAGAGTGAAGGTCACGGGAACGCCGAACACCGCGGCGATACCGCCCGACACCCCTATCGCCATCGGCAGGCTGACGGGCACCTACACACCGAAGAAGAGCGGCAAGGTCACTTTCACGGCCGGTGTGCTCACCGTCCACGCGCTCGGGATGGACGCGGCCGTCTGCACGCCGGGGAACACCCCCGCACCGGCGCTGGAACTCCAGGTGACCGCCCCCGGCGGAGCCTCCCCCGCCCCCGGCGGAGCCTCCGCCGGAACCCAGTCCTCCGCCGGCGGGGAGCTGCCCAGGACCGGCCCGCTCGACTCCGCTCCGGCCCTCGCCACCCTCGGCGGCACCGTGCTGCTGACCGGTGTGGCCGGGGTGCTCTGGCTCACGCGCCGTACGGCGCGCTGA
- a CDS encoding COG1470 family protein translates to MRGAWAGLGAAVTLLGAVAAAPAPRWSAGPAEGRPYVYLEGAAGSVLQDTLSVTNPGAKPLTVRLSGRGMPVAFAARTVTIPARTRADVPFAVTVSAATPPGEHTGALLATAGGREARVPVHLRVSGPRLAALTVENVRMDRSGTLHYTLVNRGNTVLRPHLAVRAEGVFGTVLDRAARTVPATLGPGERATRAEPWPDPPALDSVTVRLSATAAGAPPATAAAEGIFVSGPALAAASAAPLAVAGALAYAVRRRRARPPADPAGEHPRAAATGEGR, encoded by the coding sequence ATGCGCGGCGCGTGGGCCGGGCTCGGAGCGGCCGTCACGCTGCTGGGAGCGGTGGCGGCGGCCCCCGCCCCGAGATGGAGCGCCGGACCCGCCGAGGGGCGGCCCTACGTCTACCTGGAGGGCGCCGCGGGCAGCGTCCTTCAGGACACCCTGTCCGTGACCAACCCGGGAGCGAAGCCGCTCACGGTCCGGCTGAGCGGCCGGGGCATGCCCGTCGCCTTCGCCGCGCGGACCGTGACCATACCGGCCAGGACCCGCGCCGACGTGCCCTTCGCCGTGACGGTGAGCGCCGCCACCCCGCCCGGCGAGCACACGGGCGCCCTGCTCGCCACGGCCGGCGGGCGGGAGGCCCGGGTGCCGGTGCACCTGCGGGTGAGCGGGCCGAGGCTGGCGGCGCTCACCGTCGAGAACGTGCGGATGGACCGCTCCGGCACGCTGCACTACACGCTCGTCAACCGCGGCAACACCGTCCTGAGGCCGCACCTCGCCGTCAGGGCCGAAGGGGTCTTCGGCACCGTCCTCGACCGGGCCGCCCGCACGGTGCCGGCCACCCTGGGACCCGGCGAACGAGCCACCCGCGCCGAGCCCTGGCCCGATCCGCCCGCTCTCGACTCCGTCACCGTCCGGCTGAGCGCCACGGCCGCCGGCGCCCCGCCCGCGACCGCCGCCGCCGAGGGGATCTTCGTCTCGGGCCCGGCCCTCGCCGCCGCGTCGGCGGCACCGCTCGCGGTGGCGGGCGCCCTCGCATACGCCGTCCGCAGACGCCGGGCCCGGCCGCCCGCGGACCCGGCGGGGGAACACCCGCGGGCGGCGGCGACGGGAGAAGGACGATGA
- a CDS encoding peptide MFS transporter: MASSLTTASTGASGSEKTFFGHPRGLATLFMTEMWERFSYYGMRALLVLYLVSGGADAATGSQGGGLAMTAATATAIYSVYVSMVYLMAMPGGWFGDRVWGARKTVTIAGFVIMAGHASLALPGQAMFFVGLALVAAGSGLLKANISTMVGHLYDGPDDPRRDGGFTLFYVGINLGAFVAPFVVGTVGEKVNWHLGFALAALGMGLGLVQFLVGTKNLNPKSSLVPNPLSPAERRGVLVKAALVFALAAAFYGVVVALGVYTLNWALVPITLAGLVIPIAVLVRIKRDRDLDRTEQSKMTGYIWFFVAAAIFWMIYDQGGSTLSLFADDKTADTVFGFGFPATWYQSLNPLFVMALAPVFAWLWLWLARKNQEPNTIVKFAMGLVLIGASFFVFIVPMNMAGDGTKVSPMWLVTIYMIQTIGELCLSPVGLSVTTKMAPQKYASQMMGVWFLAVTAGDCTTGLLSLAGVDLNGTGIIAMQAALAALAGFAIYMYRKKVQALMGGVH; the protein is encoded by the coding sequence ATGGCGTCCAGCCTGACGACGGCTTCCACCGGAGCCTCTGGTTCCGAGAAGACGTTCTTCGGCCACCCCCGCGGCCTGGCCACCCTCTTCATGACCGAGATGTGGGAGCGCTTCTCCTACTACGGCATGCGTGCCCTTCTCGTTCTGTACCTGGTCTCCGGCGGCGCGGACGCCGCCACGGGCAGCCAGGGCGGCGGCCTCGCCATGACGGCGGCCACGGCGACGGCCATCTACTCGGTGTACGTCTCGATGGTCTACCTGATGGCCATGCCGGGCGGCTGGTTCGGCGACCGCGTCTGGGGCGCCCGCAAGACCGTCACCATCGCCGGATTCGTGATCATGGCGGGCCACGCTTCGCTGGCCCTGCCCGGGCAGGCGATGTTCTTCGTCGGCCTGGCCTTGGTCGCCGCCGGTTCCGGCCTGCTCAAGGCCAACATCTCCACGATGGTCGGCCACCTGTACGACGGCCCGGACGACCCGCGCCGTGACGGTGGCTTCACACTCTTCTACGTCGGCATCAACCTCGGCGCCTTCGTGGCCCCCTTCGTGGTCGGCACCGTCGGCGAGAAGGTCAACTGGCACCTCGGCTTCGCGCTCGCCGCGCTGGGCATGGGCCTGGGCCTCGTCCAGTTCCTCGTCGGCACGAAGAACCTGAACCCGAAGAGCAGCCTCGTCCCGAACCCGCTCTCCCCGGCCGAGCGCAGGGGCGTCCTGGTCAAGGCCGCCCTGGTCTTCGCCCTCGCCGCCGCGTTCTACGGCGTCGTCGTCGCCCTGGGCGTGTACACCCTGAACTGGGCCCTCGTCCCCATCACCCTCGCCGGTCTGGTCATCCCGATCGCCGTCCTGGTCCGCATCAAGCGCGACCGCGACCTCGACCGGACCGAGCAGTCGAAGATGACCGGCTACATCTGGTTCTTCGTCGCCGCCGCCATCTTCTGGATGATCTACGACCAGGGTGGTTCGACCCTATCGCTGTTCGCGGACGACAAGACCGCGGACACCGTCTTCGGCTTCGGGTTCCCGGCCACCTGGTACCAGTCGCTGAACCCGCTCTTCGTGATGGCGCTGGCCCCGGTCTTCGCCTGGCTGTGGCTGTGGCTGGCGCGCAAGAACCAGGAGCCGAACACCATCGTGAAGTTCGCGATGGGTCTGGTCCTCATCGGCGCGTCCTTCTTCGTGTTCATCGTCCCGATGAACATGGCGGGCGACGGCACCAAGGTGTCCCCGATGTGGCTGGTCACGATCTACATGATCCAGACCATCGGCGAGCTGTGCCTCTCCCCGGTCGGCCTCTCCGTCACGACGAAGATGGCGCCACAGAAGTACGCCTCCCAGATGATGGGCGTCTGGTTCCTCGCCGTCACCGCCGGCGACTGCACCACGGGCCTGCTGTCGCTGGCCGGCGTGGACCTCAACGGCACCGGGATCATCGCGATGCAGGCGGCACTGGCCGCCCTGGCGGGCTTCGCGATCTACATGTACCGCAAGAAGGTCCAGGCCCTCATGGGCGGCGTGCACTGA
- a CDS encoding response regulator transcription factor yields MTRVLLAEDDASISEPLARALRREGYEVEVREDGPTALDAGLQGGVDLVVLDLGLPGMDGLEVARRLRSEGHAVPILVLTARADEVDTVVGLDAGADDYVTKPFRLAELLARVRALLRRGATEPAVAPTTHGVRIDVESHRAWMGEEELQLTAKEFDLLRVLVRDAGRVVTRDQLMREVWDTTWWSSTKTLDMHISWLRKKLGDDAANPRYIATVRGVGFRFEKS; encoded by the coding sequence ATGACCCGTGTACTGCTGGCCGAGGACGACGCATCCATCTCGGAACCGCTGGCCCGTGCGCTGCGGCGAGAGGGATACGAGGTCGAGGTGCGCGAGGACGGGCCCACCGCCCTCGACGCCGGGCTCCAGGGTGGGGTCGACCTCGTCGTACTGGACCTGGGGCTGCCCGGCATGGACGGCCTGGAGGTCGCCAGGCGGCTGCGTTCCGAGGGCCACGCGGTGCCCATCCTCGTGCTGACGGCCCGCGCCGACGAGGTGGACACGGTGGTCGGCCTGGACGCGGGCGCCGACGACTACGTCACCAAGCCGTTCCGCCTCGCCGAGCTGCTCGCCCGGGTCCGGGCCCTGCTCCGGCGCGGCGCGACCGAGCCGGCCGTGGCGCCCACCACGCACGGCGTCCGTATCGACGTCGAGTCGCACCGCGCCTGGATGGGCGAGGAGGAGCTCCAGCTCACGGCCAAGGAGTTCGACCTGCTCCGCGTCCTCGTGCGCGACGCGGGCCGCGTGGTGACGCGCGACCAGCTGATGCGGGAGGTCTGGGACACCACCTGGTGGTCGTCGACGAAGACGCTCGACATGCACATCTCTTGGCTCCGCAAGAAGCTCGGCGACGACGCGGCGAACCCGCGGTACATCGCCACGGTCCGCGGCGTCGGCTTCCGCTTCGAGAAGAGCTGA
- a CDS encoding ATP-binding protein produces MRRRLINSTLAVVLVVIAVFGVSLVIVETRTISDSAQESVDSEALRLVSIVDSRLIGGEPVNPDILAEQIDPNRFAEILIPGREAIEIGTRPEGSVIRSSAEGERGETVNVEESRSTVTAEVGRTLLIIGAVALLAVVAAVLLALRQANRLASPLTDLAETAERLGSGDPRPRHKRYGVPELDRVADVLDASAERIARMLTAERRLAADASHQLRTPLTALSMRLEEVALSDDLDTVKEEATIALTQVERLTDVVERLLTNSRDPRTGSAIAFDLDEVVKQQLEEWRPAYRSAGRAIVHSGKQRMRAVGTPGAVAQVLAALIENSLMHGGGTVALRTRVTGNQSVIEVTDEGPGVPADLGARIFERAVSGRSSTGIGLAVARDLAEADGGRLELLQQHPPVFALFLGREVHGGRDEPERPVR; encoded by the coding sequence GTGCGCCGCCGTCTGATCAACTCCACGCTCGCCGTGGTGCTCGTCGTCATCGCCGTGTTCGGGGTGTCCCTCGTCATCGTCGAGACCCGCACCATCTCCGACAGCGCCCAGGAGAGCGTGGACTCCGAGGCACTGCGGCTCGTCTCCATCGTCGACAGCCGGCTGATCGGCGGGGAGCCCGTCAATCCCGACATCCTCGCCGAGCAGATCGACCCCAACCGGTTCGCCGAGATCCTGATCCCCGGCCGCGAGGCCATCGAGATCGGCACCCGGCCCGAGGGAAGCGTCATCCGCTCCTCGGCCGAGGGCGAGCGCGGCGAGACCGTGAACGTCGAGGAGTCCCGGTCCACCGTCACCGCCGAGGTCGGCCGCACCCTGCTGATCATCGGTGCCGTGGCCCTGCTCGCCGTCGTGGCCGCGGTGCTGCTCGCCCTGCGCCAGGCCAACAGGCTGGCGTCCCCGCTCACCGACCTCGCCGAGACCGCCGAACGCCTCGGCTCCGGCGACCCGCGCCCCCGCCACAAGCGCTACGGGGTGCCCGAACTCGACCGGGTCGCGGACGTCCTGGACGCCTCCGCCGAACGGATCGCGCGGATGCTCACCGCCGAGCGCCGACTCGCCGCCGACGCCTCCCACCAGCTCCGCACACCGCTCACGGCCCTCTCGATGCGCCTGGAGGAAGTGGCCCTCTCCGACGACCTCGACACCGTCAAGGAGGAGGCGACGATCGCGCTCACCCAGGTCGAGCGCCTCACGGACGTCGTGGAGCGGCTCCTCACGAACTCCCGCGACCCCCGCACGGGCTCCGCCATCGCCTTCGACCTCGACGAGGTGGTCAAGCAGCAGCTGGAGGAGTGGCGGCCCGCCTACCGCAGCGCGGGTCGGGCCATTGTCCACTCCGGCAAGCAGCGGATGCGGGCCGTCGGCACGCCCGGGGCCGTGGCCCAGGTGCTCGCCGCCCTGATCGAGAACTCGCTCATGCACGGCGGCGGAACCGTCGCCCTGCGCACCCGGGTCACCGGCAACCAGTCCGTCATCGAGGTCACCGACGAGGGGCCCGGCGTCCCGGCCGACCTCGGCGCGCGGATCTTCGAGCGGGCGGTCAGCGGTCGCAGCTCCACGGGCATCGGCCTCGCCGTCGCGCGCGATCTCGCGGAGGCCGACGGCGGGCGGCTCGAACTGCTCCAGCAGCATCCCCCGGTGTTCGCGCTGTTCCTGGGCCGCGAGGTCCACGGCGGCCGGGACGAGCCGGAGCGCCCCGTCCGCTGA